Genomic segment of Bos taurus isolate L1 Dominette 01449 registration number 42190680 breed Hereford chromosome 6, ARS-UCD2.0, whole genome shotgun sequence:
gaaagactgatggcaggaggagaaggggaccacagaggatgagatggttggatggcatcaccgacttgatggacatgagtttgagcaagctctgggagttggtgatagacaggaaagactggcatgctgctgtccatggggttgcaaagagtaggacacgactgagtgactagactAAAGTCAGTTGCTAAATACTGCACACATTGTTTGTGGTTGgtgagttgctaagtcgtgtctaagtcattcacaaccccatgaactgtagcccaccaggctcctctgtccatgccatttcccggtaagaatactggagtgggtgatatacccaacccagggatcaaaccaaggtctcctgcattggcaggaagtttctctactgctgagccacctgagaagcctacaATAAACACTTAATTGTGCTTAAATATAGCCTTCATATTCAAGTGTACTTTACTGGATTCAAATTCTAGGAAAACTGGTTCATGCAAATCCAATTCTTTCCAGTTAGTCAATTCCCCATTCTCCAACCACTCTGTACAAGTGAGTTTTCCTCACAGATgctgtctttgtattttcatgtcATTTTCACATATGCATGCGTTCCACATGCTCCAGAGGGCATCCCAGAGAGACAGTATGAAAAtaggcaaaaggaaaaagatgacTTTTTAGAGAACAAAAACTTTAAACTTGCCACTTTACAGTTCCAcatgagagggacttccctggtggtccagtggccaggaCTCCATGCTCCATTCAATGCAGGGGGGGCCACgtttgacccctggtcggggaattattaatagatcccacatgccacaactaaaagatcccacgtgctgcaactaagacctggtacaatcaataaatactttttaaaaaataaagtgccaCATGAGAATAATAAATGATGTTTCATTGAAAACTGGAAACTAGGTTACTAAAATGAAACCCACAATTTTTCTCTAATaacattttttacatttaaaaaataatttgtctctctccttttttggCACCTCCTTGGGGGTCTCAAAgatgaaaattcaaaatattcttcaaaataatGTCTCTTGGGGGCAGGGGGCAATGCTTCTGACAAGAAGCTTCCCTTTACCTTGGTGCAATTTtgcaaaaatcaaaatgaatagcACAAGTGACTCAATGCCAGCAACATTTTCATCTACTTACAGTGCTGTTGTCTGTGATATAACGGTACAAATAGGTGGCTGGAACACAGATCTTTGAGAGCTGTCAGCTAAGAGCTGTCGGCTAAGAGCTGTCCGATAACCCACAGGAGCTGGCTCACCCACCAGGGGGCATTCAGATGTCTGCATCCGACTGCACACAGGGAAAGGTCAGTCCTTCATCCTCTTTGCATGCAAAACCCACAGAGAACAGATTCAACTATGAGATGACAGTCATTTAGGTGGAAGAGGTCTTCTCAAACCAACTGGCCTTTCCCTTAGGGAAAACTGAATTTTCTTAGCTGCATTTTCCTGACATTTCAGGTTATTCAAGCGCTTCATTTCATACTCCCTTTCACACTGGatggctgaaaaataaaatacacaaagcaaTCCAACTGACATTTTTTACCAGGCATAGTTTAGTCCAAGATGAATATTTATCACACAGAAAAATCCACATTCGTGCAAACTAAACAAGAAGACAGAGCTACACAGAAGGGAGCATGGGTGTGAATGAGCCGATTTAAACACATGTCTAATAATCAAAATAACACACAaaacttaaaatttattaaagtaGTTCCTACAGAACTTACATTCTGCTGAAGGGAGCAGACCATCCTTAATGGTTTTACATTTTCTGAGGTGTACACAGCTACCAAATGCAATTTCTTCCAAGAAAGGCAACTTGATGTTCGCTAGTTTCGTGTACCACGTCTTTGTGAGTAGTGCAAGTTCCCAGGGTTCCTGTCTGGGGCAAAAATTaactcattcaataaacatttattgacatTGATGACAGGATATAGATAAGACATTTGCGTTCTCAGTTCCATTTCCCACTAGAGATTTTGGTTTGCAGAGGAGTATTCAGGATTTTCCAGAGTTGCAAATCTAGCCAGGAGAAGGGAGCCTTAAATCAACATGTTATAATCTTTCAAtgtagaaatattaatatattgaaaaataacCATAAATTATAATGATAGGAACTTTCGCTCAAAAAACAGCCTCCATGGAGTCAATCCAATCTTTCCATGTCTTTAAAGAGGATGTAGTTAAAAACTGTAAGCTCCAAGTCTTTCTTGGTTAATCAAAAATACGATCACATTAGGGAAGGAACAAAGGGAATATAATGATTatggtgcttggcacacagtaaagCTTTGAGTGTGTgatctgacttttttttaattttttagaaatatttatttatttggctgtgctggatcttagttgcagcatgcaaactcttagttttggcatgtgggatctagtttttggaccagaaatcaaacccataccccctgcatcgggagcatggagtcttagccactggaccaccagggaagtccatgatctgattttaatctttacaacaccATGGAGGTAAGACAAGGGAACAAAGACTCAGAAGTTAACTGAGAACCAGAGCTGAGATGTAACCCAAGTGTATTTAGAAGTATCAACAGAATCCTTAGAAAAcaggagaaaggaatgaaatcCCAAActacagtatttaaaaataatcacaatgAAATTTTAATGGATTGTTTTATGTATCCTACTTTGGAAGTTTTAAGTATCAGCTATGTTTCTCAGTTATAGTCAATGTGAACTCATATGTATGAGGAAAGGGGAAAGACCTGCTTTGGTATAGGTAGGCGAAATGAGCTTACTACATACATGCCATCTGTCTTCCTCCTCTAGCTTCCTTGTTATTTTATCGTCTAACCTTAAGGAGTGACTTGAAGTCTACAATTATTATAAATGCACTTGAACAAATACACAAAGATGTATTTACAAGAATCCTCAGTGAAACATTGCTTATCCAAAAAACCTCACAAAACAGTCTTAATGTCTACAAAGAAGAGCCTGACTAAACTGTAGTACACATATGTAATGAAAGAATGAGGTTTATCCTTACCTATGGATTTGGAAAGATGAGCAATCAAACAGTTAATGTTTTCTAGCACCTActacatgctgttgctgctgctaagtcacttcagtcatgtccgactctgtgtgaccccatagacggcagcccaccaggctccccgtccctgggattctccaggcaagaacactggagtgggttgccatttccttctcccatgcatgaaagtgaaaagtgaaagtgaagttgctcagtcctatccgactcctagcgaccccatggactgccgcctaccaggcccctccgtccatgggattttccaggcaagagtactggagtggggtgccattgccttctcccctactACATGCTAGATACTCTTTTAATCAGTTTACAGGTGCTATTATGCTTATTTTATAGGTTGGGAAGCAGGAGCAGAGAAAAATTTACTCAACGTCACAAGGCTTGGGTTTGAAATTTTAATGCATGTACAAAtatatctatgtatacatatataggagtgtatatatacatatatgtatgcacacatgcataataCAGGTTTATATAAATGATGTGAATACAGTTCAGACACTGATGGCATTATGGACTAAAAGAACAAAAGTGTTCTAAAACCTAAGACGTAAATGTCTAAAATCTACAATTTACTCAAGATCACAAGGCTTGAGTTTGAAATTTCAACTCGGAAAATCAGATTCTATAATCTATGCTCTTAACCACTAAGCTACACAAGATAAAGTAGGGGAGGGAGCAAAGTTCAATATAATCCCCCATGTGCAAAaacgtgtgtgtgtacacacatgtgtatgtatgtgcatcaGATACAAGAGACAGAAATTGTaggaaaacataaaacattttaccTGAGTGGGACTGGGCAGGTAGTATAGGGATAAGATATGAgagataacatttttattttactttaaaagcatttgaaaataaaaatgttaaatggtTTTGATCTTCTAAAATTGCTtaaccaaaaaaaccccaaagtgaAAGACTGCCTGAGCAaatgaaagaatctgcctgtaatacaggaggaccccagttcgattcctaggtcaggaagatcccctggagaagggataggctacccactccaatattcttgggcctccctggtggctcagatggtaaagaattggtgtataatgcaggagacctgggttcgatccccgggttgggaagatcccctggaggagggcatggcaacccactccagtattcttgcctggagaatccccaaggacagagttGCTGgggaggctacaatccatggggtcacagagtcagacatgactaagtgacaaaGAATACCAGTCTGTTCCTCTTAATTTAGCTGCTGTTATAAACAGGATGATATCAAATACTGTCCTGTGAGATTGACAGAGAAGACACTGGTTTTGCAGATATTATTCATGATATAAAATGCTATATAGCCAAAACCACAGAATCAGTGCTTTAAATCATTCTCAGGAATGATTTAAATCATATACAGGAATCATTTACAGGAATATCTTGTTATAAAAATTATGCTTGCAACAATGACTATAGTGGTTATTTGCCTATAGTTCAAGGTCTAAAGTCATACTGAACTAACAGAACTAAGCAGAGTACAATAATGAGTTTTCCCATAACTCTGGTTTTATAACCCCATGGGATGTATCCATTTCCTTCTTAGAATATTGTCCAAAAGTAAAGTTCAATTCACTCACAATGATAAATATATCTAGattgcggctgctgctgctgctgctgctaagtcacttcagtcgtgtccgactctgtgctaccccatagacggcagcccaacaggctcccccgtccctgagattctccaggcaagaacgctggagtgggttgccattttcttctccaatgcgtgaaagtgaaaagtgaaagtgaagtcgctcagtcgtgcctgactcttagcgacccggtggactgcagcccaccaggctcctccatccatgggattttccaaggcaagagtactggagtggggtgccattgccttctccgatagattGCGGCAGAGACGTTAAAAAACAagttcaaaaatttaaaacaaggtaGCACAACagtcagagaaggtaatggcaccccactccagtactcttgcctggaaaatcccatggatggaggagcctggtgggctgcagtccacggggtctcgaaaagttggacacgactgagtgacctcactttcacttttcactttcatgcattggagaaggaaatggcaacccactccagtgttcttgcctggagaatcccagggacgggggagcctggtgggctgccgtctatggggtcgcacagagtcagacatgactgaagcgactcagcagcagcagcagcagcacaacagTATTACAGAGTGAAACTCTCATGTAGTAGCAACCCATGTTCACTATGGGTTTACTATTATTTCAGACAACATACAAGTACCTTACCTACATTACTTCATTTGTATTCCATACCATGTGGGTCCGTACTGATCTGttcatttcacagatgtggaAGCCAAGGCACAGAGAAGCTAAGTAATTTACTCAAGGCAGCATGGGCAGCCAGGGGCAGAGCCAGGCTTTGAGCCCTGGTTTTCTTGgtagggcttttgtttttttttttttttgaacagagTTCCTTTTGCTAACAAtgggtccttgttagttatccattttaaacacagcagtgtatACACGAAGTATTTCCTAAAGTTCTTAACTATCCCTTAGTTAAGATAGTTAAGATAGTTCTTAACTATCCCTCCTCAACTCCCCcaccccagcaaccataagttcattttctaagtctgtgagtctctgttttgtaagtaagtttatttctttttagattccatgtataaggaCAGTCATACAcatctctccttctctgtctgacttacttcactcagcatgacactctctagggccatccatgttgttgcaaacggcattatttcattctttttaatggctgagtatatatggaccacatcttctttatccattcctctttcaatggatatttagattgtttccatgtcttggctattgtaaacagtgctgcagtgcacgtatcctttcagatcatgtttttctccggatatatgcccaggagtcagactgcaggatcatatggtagtcctatttttagtttttttatggaacctccatactgttctccacagtgactgtaccaatttacatttccagagCCCCAGTCTTCTTGATTGGAAAGCCCATATTGTCCATTTACTACCCTCCAAATACACAGGATGCAAAACTGACTCTGTACCAGTTAATCAAGTGTTCTGTTAAGATGTATCAGACACCAAGGCATTTTAAGTTAGATTTACACTATCTAAAGAGGTATTTTAAGGTTGTTGTCAGTAGTAGAAAATGTTGCTTTGGAGTAAGAAAACTCATACTTCAGTCCTTGTCACTCCCTTGTActacatgactgagggactttgaTCATATTACCAAATTTTAGTCTTCTCATTTGAAATTTGTTTTGTTGTAAAAAACCAAGTAAGAATAGTTAACAATCCTTATAaaagcattttccttttttaaaaaaaaatcagtattcagGCACCAGAAAATGCCTCATACAGTCCAGTATCTCACGGGGAACATAAGGATgtccagtatttttattttaacaaggacgcttccccccaaccccaaccctGAGTCAGTGCTTACCTGATAAAAACTACTTACACTTTATAACAATTGCACCGCAAAAGCTTTTCTACTCCATTCTTTCTTTGCAAGCCATAAGCCATGGTGAATTATTACAGTCCAATTTCCTAACACAGGTGCCTGATGTAATGACTCAGATATTCTTGTTCATTTTACCTGAAATGATTGCAACACACCtaattaagataaaatatttcacttGACTATTTTAATATCCAAATAATAAAaagatccagaaaaaaaaaatgtctgaatCTAAGAACCTCCCTCACCGATGTTCATGAACTGAACCTCTATTCTCTTCTATTTTCCACGAACTCATTTTATCACTTCTTGCCACGTTAGGAGAAAATGCCAGCTAAACAGCATCAGCATTCTGGCCTCGTATTCTGTCCTTGCCTAAAGCCTGCCAAATGGGCTCAAAAAACCTCAACACCAAAATGTGTCTCAAACGTGACAATGTTAAGCCACAAAGCACGGGCTGGCACCGGGACTTTCCGTCCTCCATCCGCGAGCCCTTTTAAAGAATGCAGACCTTCCTCCCAGGTTTTCCCTTTTGCAAAAATCTGCGCTTAAAATGTGACCCACTTCATGTACCACTCCCATGCCTCCTCCCGCTCAGGCTTCGGGATGGGTGTCCTCCCGCTGGATGCGCAGATCCCGGGAGGACCCGGATCCTCCCGAGcccggggtggggaggagagatgaagaggggagggaagtggggatgaagaggagggaagaagaggagagacGGTAAGAGGGAAGGAAGATTGCGGGGAGAGGGCAGGGCCGGCCCTCCTTGCGCCTTGCCCACCCACGCCTAGCTccgcccctcctcccacccacgCCTAGCTCCGCCCCTCCTCCCACTCACGCCACACACTGGGCGGGAGCGGCCACTCCGCCCAAGCCTCGCGAGACTAGTGCCCGCGAGAGGACGCTGGCGCCCGATTACCTTCGCTGGGGTGTGGGAGGGTCTCGGGGCCCCCATGGGTCGAGGGCCGAGCGCGCGCCCATCTAGTCGCCCATGGCCGCGCGCACAGGCCTTCTTCCTGCTCGCGCCTGGAGGTGCGGGCGGCCCTGCGTCAGGCCAGAGCCTCCATAAAGGGCTTTGTGGTGAGGGCCACGCGCACGAGAGGTCCCGTTGGGGTCCGGGGCTCGGTGTCCCACAGCCGACGGCCGGCTGACGCTTGACGGAACCAAGCCCACAGCTTGTAAGCTAGGCCTTTACCTGAAGACGACGCTTCTGACAGCGAAGGGGTTGAGTGCAGCGACCTGGGGGACTTGGTTTGGGGGCAGCACTTAGAGAAACGCGCTGGGTTCTGACGTGTGGACGTGCGTGAGTCTCCTGCGTGCCCTGAGGGCGCGGAACTGCGTTAGTTCCCGCACGCCTCACGCGTCAGGGCCGCTTCAAACAGTGATGTTCCAGACATCTGATGAGCGTTAAGGGCAAAGTAGGCTTGCGAAAACGTGGTCTGATGGACACGTTTCTGAAGTCCTTACAGGGTGGTGACTCAGGACGAATCTATATTACTATGTCAGATGGTCACCGCTTAACGTCAAACGGAAATAGTTTACCTCTATTTTGCGCGCAGGTTTTGGAGTCAGAACTGGGTTAGATTCCTAGTTCCGCCACTTTTAAGTTGATCACTTTTAAAGTTAATCTTGCTTACGTAAGTTTTCTAAGCCGCAATTTCTTTCACCTGTAAAACAAGTATAATATTCTATATCTTACAGGGTTGTTGTGATGATCAAAGGTCGAGTCTAAATTCTCTGCCAGAGGGTAAATGCCCAATTACCTAATTTTGAGCCTATTAACAACTTGATGGGATGGGCGAGGGATTAGCATTCCAGTTGTAAAGAAGTGGATTGAACTAAGATTGAAGGACTGCCTAGGGTCCGGTAGCTAAGTGAGTTTCAGGGCCAACTTTTGAAGctaagggcttcccctgtggctcagctggtaaagagtccgcctgcaatgggggagacctgggttcgacccctgggttgggaagattcccctggagaagggaaaggctacccactccagtattctggcctggagaatcccatggactgtataacccatggggtcgcagagtcggacatgactgagcgactttcactttgaagcCAAACCCAGTACCCTTTTCCCTTTGACAAGCTACTTCTGATACTGTgttaagtcctgtccgactctctgggaccctgtggactgtagaccgtggggctcctctgtccatgggattctccaggcagtaatactgaagtagattgccatgccatgctccaggagatcttcccgacccaggaatggaaccagcatctcttaaatctccttcattggcaggcgggttctttatcactaggaccacctgggaagcccacttctgGTACTAGCTCCTGCCTTAATTAGAACAGGCCGGTAGGGTTGACACACTGGTAGGACCACGTTGTTAACTAAGGTCACACCCAGATGGAGCAGGGATAGACTACCTTAGAGTTGAAGTGGCCATGGTTTCTTGGCCTGTATTCTTTTTATAGATGAACAAATCAAGATGCAGGAAGAGGATGTGGTCATATTGAGAGAGATCAGACTGTGATTTCTCCATATGGGAAcccccatttttttaaatttaaatttattttaattggaggctaattactttattgtattggttttgccgtacatcaacatgaatcccatttcttttttatatgtatatattgctgACAATTGTAGTTATTTTCTGTGTGACTCACTTTGAACAAACGCGGTGGAAGTTAGAGCATGGCTTCTGAAACCAGGTCATAAAAGCTGTCGTGGCTTCCTTCTTGTGGTCTCTCTTGGATCACTAACCCTGGAAGAGGTCGGCTGCATGTTGGAAGAATGCCCAAGCCAACTTACTGAGAAATTCATATGCGGTGGGATGAAGGCCTCTAGCCAACAACTGGTGAGGAGCTGAGGCCTCTTGACACCAACCATGTGACTGAACCATTTTGGGAGCAGGTCCTCCAAGGCTCAGGCTGGCCTTCAGATGACTGTAGCCTCAGATCATGTCTTCACTGAAATTTCATGGGAGAGCCTAAGCCAGAACCACTTCACTAAGTCACTTCAAGATTCCTGGccctcagaaaaaaatgagataataaatcaTCATTTTAAGCCACCAATCTTACAGATACCTGTTACcgagcaatagataactaatgtaCCATTAAGTGTCTTGATGTAGAAGGAATATTTTGCAAAGAGGAAAATAGCCATATTTTTACAATTGAGGTTAATGATTTAATTTAAATGAACAGTAAAACACATTATGCTTTACTGACATTTACTGGGCAGCTGGTATTGTTAAATCTCTTTAGGACACCCAGTggtggtccagttgctaagtcttatTGGACTCTTgggacctcatggattgtagcccaccaggctcctctgtccatggaattttccaggcaagaatactggagtgggttgccgtttccttctccaggggatctttccgacccagggatcaaagctgggtctcctgcattgtaggcagattatttaagGGAAGCCCTAGGACCACTATAGATCTTTAAAAACTGTCAACACAGAAAATACACTTGAaacttgaacaacatgggtttg
This window contains:
- the C6H4orf36 gene encoding uncharacterized protein C4orf36 homolog produces the protein MAYGLQRKNGVEKLLRCNCYKVQEPWELALLTKTWYTKLANIKLPFLEEIAFGSCVHLRKCKTIKDGLLPSAESIQCEREYEMKRLNNLKCQENAAKKIQFSLRERPVGLRRPLPPK